Proteins encoded together in one Janthinobacterium tructae window:
- a CDS encoding DUF4398 domain-containing protein: MTNRDFIKTPMTALAACLTAVVLMTGCSSLKTPATADVAVSRAAVDNAASAGAAELAPDEMRSAREKMRMANQALKDRDYKLARDLADQAQADAKLAQSKANSAKATSAADEINENIRVMREELDRANQQAPKQ; the protein is encoded by the coding sequence ATGACAAACCGAGATTTCATCAAAACCCCCATGACCGCTCTGGCCGCCTGCCTCACCGCCGTTGTCCTGATGACGGGTTGCTCCAGCCTGAAAACGCCAGCCACTGCCGACGTCGCCGTGTCGCGCGCCGCCGTCGATAACGCCGCCAGCGCCGGCGCCGCCGAACTGGCACCCGATGAAATGCGTTCTGCCCGCGAGAAAATGCGCATGGCTAACCAGGCCTTGAAAGACCGCGACTACAAACTGGCGCGCGACCTGGCCGACCAGGCGCAAGCCGATGCCAAGCTGGCGCAAAGCAAGGCCAACTCGGCCAAGGCCACCAGCGCCGCCGATGAAATCAACGAGAACATCCGCGTCATGCGCGAAGAACTCGACCGTGCCAATCAGCAAGCGCCAAAACAATAA